One Sphingomonas sp. FARSPH DNA segment encodes these proteins:
- a CDS encoding SixA phosphatase family protein, whose translation MKTLTLLRHAKSGWDDPVARDFDRPLNAKGRRAAEVVGRHMRDDGYAFDHVVASPAVRVGETLDAIQAGYGRLLAPDWDRRIYLASAATLLDVVHGLDEAAERVLLVGHNPGLEDLVLMLVPAGTDALRGAVEAKYPTATIAEMTFAVDRWADVAGGSATLTRFVRPRDLDPTLGPDER comes from the coding sequence ATGAAGACGCTGACGCTGCTGCGCCACGCCAAGTCGGGCTGGGACGATCCCGTCGCGCGCGATTTCGACCGGCCGCTCAACGCCAAGGGGCGCCGCGCGGCAGAGGTCGTAGGCCGCCACATGCGCGACGACGGCTATGCGTTCGACCATGTCGTCGCCTCGCCCGCGGTGCGCGTCGGCGAGACGCTGGACGCGATCCAGGCGGGCTATGGCCGCCTGCTCGCGCCCGACTGGGACCGGCGCATCTACCTCGCCTCGGCGGCGACGCTGCTCGACGTCGTCCATGGGCTGGACGAGGCGGCGGAGCGCGTGCTGCTCGTCGGCCACAATCCGGGGCTGGAGGATCTGGTGCTGATGCTGGTGCCCGCAGGAACGGATGCGCTGCGCGGCGCGGTGGAGGCGAAATATCCGACCGCGACGATCGCCGAGATGACGTTCGCGGTCGATCGCTGGGCCGATGTCGCGGGAGGAAGCGCGACGCTGACCCGCTTCGTCCGCCCGCGCGATCTCGACCCGACGTTGGGCCCCGACGAGCGCTGA
- a CDS encoding outer membrane protein assembly factor BamE, whose product MSVSFARSCLVAGLGLTLMGGLLTGACTPLRSHQGYIIDVDLVNAIQPGVDNRQSVAATLGQPTIASQFPPKDWYYVARDSRNLNFQTPKARDQIALKISFDAAGTVTSITRTGVDEVASISPYGKTTPTLGKKRGFFEDLFGNIGTVGAAGAGGPGGPGGGGGGTGRTGP is encoded by the coding sequence ATGAGCGTATCCTTTGCCCGTTCGTGCCTGGTCGCGGGCCTCGGGCTGACCCTGATGGGTGGCCTGCTGACGGGCGCGTGCACGCCGCTGCGCTCGCACCAGGGCTATATCATCGACGTCGATCTGGTGAATGCGATCCAGCCGGGCGTCGACAATCGCCAGTCGGTCGCCGCGACGCTCGGCCAGCCGACGATCGCCAGCCAGTTCCCGCCGAAAGACTGGTATTATGTTGCGCGCGACAGCCGCAACCTCAATTTCCAGACGCCCAAGGCGCGCGACCAGATCGCGCTGAAGATCAGCTTCGATGCCGCCGGTACGGTCACGTCGATCACGCGCACCGGCGTCGACGAGGTCGCGAGCATCAGCCCCTATGGCAAGACGACGCCGACGCTGGGCAAGAAGCGCGGCTTCTTCGAGGATCTGTTCGGCAATATCGGCACCGTCGGCGCGGCGGGTGCGGGTGGTCCCGGCGGCCCCGGTGGCGGTGGCGGCGGCACGGGTCGCACCGGCCCCTGA
- a CDS encoding Trm112 family protein, whose translation MIDPWLLERLVCPVTRQPLRYDETRQELVSEAAGLAYPIRDGVPVMLPEEARRIAP comes from the coding sequence ATGATCGACCCCTGGCTGCTCGAACGGCTCGTCTGTCCGGTGACGCGCCAACCCCTGCGCTATGACGAGACGCGGCAGGAACTGGTGTCGGAGGCCGCAGGCCTTGCCTATCCGATCCGCGATGGCGTGCCGGTGATGCTACCAGAGGAAGCCCGCCGGATCGCGCCGTGA
- a CDS encoding YceD family protein has protein sequence MTPEFSRPERIDTIGERDRDVAIAATEAERAALAARFGLIAIDTLEGEFTIRREATGIAARGRVRAAVTQACSVTGDPILARIDEPVALLFVTALGEGEEVELDAGDLDTLEYDGGAVDLGEAAAETMALALDPFPRSPGAEAALRAAGVISEEEAGPFGALAGLKAQLEKE, from the coding sequence GTGACCCCCGAATTCAGCCGCCCCGAACGGATCGACACGATCGGCGAGCGCGACCGCGACGTCGCGATTGCTGCGACGGAGGCGGAGCGCGCGGCGCTGGCGGCGCGGTTCGGGCTGATCGCGATCGATACGCTGGAGGGCGAGTTCACGATCCGGCGCGAGGCGACGGGTATCGCCGCGCGCGGCCGCGTCCGCGCCGCGGTGACGCAGGCCTGCTCGGTCACCGGTGATCCGATCCTGGCGCGGATCGACGAACCCGTCGCGCTGCTGTTCGTCACCGCGCTCGGCGAGGGGGAGGAGGTCGAACTCGACGCGGGCGATCTCGACACGTTGGAATATGACGGCGGCGCGGTCGACCTGGGCGAAGCGGCGGCGGAGACGATGGCGCTCGCGCTCGATCCCTTCCCGCGCAGTCCCGGTGCGGAGGCCGCGCTGCGCGCGGCGGGCGTGATCAGCGAGGAAGAAGCGGGCCCGTTCGGGGCGCTCGCCGGGCTGAAGGCGCAGCTGGAGAAGGAGTAA
- a CDS encoding tetratricopeptide repeat protein translates to MSPAEKTAVEEFRRDAVEPSMTKLVILDFWAEWCGPCKALAPVLEKVAAAYADKGVVLAKIDTDKNQFIASQFQIRSIPTVYAMFQGQLVADLTSARTESQLRVMLDQLLKQLPIQSEAADAAAEIEPLIAMGEEVLAGGDAERALSIFDQLAEMAPDHPAVLSGRIRALVAAGQIDAAQAAIDALPADIKDAGVDRAKAALALAQSAPAFDDYAGLQAEVAANPDDHERRFALANAQMAAGDRDGAADNLLHIVAADREWNDGAARQQLLKLFEVVGMMDPWVSTQRRRLSAILFG, encoded by the coding sequence ATGTCCCCCGCCGAGAAGACCGCCGTGGAGGAATTCCGCCGCGACGCCGTCGAACCGTCGATGACCAAGCTCGTCATCCTCGATTTCTGGGCGGAATGGTGCGGGCCGTGCAAGGCGCTGGCACCCGTATTGGAAAAGGTCGCCGCTGCTTATGCCGACAAGGGCGTCGTGCTGGCCAAGATCGACACCGACAAGAACCAGTTCATCGCCAGCCAATTCCAGATCCGCTCGATCCCGACCGTCTATGCGATGTTCCAGGGCCAGTTGGTCGCCGACCTGACCAGCGCGCGCACCGAATCGCAGCTGCGCGTCATGCTCGACCAGCTGCTGAAGCAACTACCGATCCAGTCGGAGGCCGCCGATGCCGCCGCGGAGATCGAACCGCTGATCGCGATGGGCGAAGAGGTGCTGGCAGGCGGCGACGCGGAGCGCGCGCTGTCGATCTTCGATCAGCTGGCCGAGATGGCACCCGATCATCCCGCCGTCCTGTCGGGCCGCATCCGCGCACTCGTCGCGGCGGGGCAGATCGACGCGGCGCAGGCGGCGATCGACGCGCTGCCCGCCGATATCAAGGACGCCGGGGTCGACCGCGCCAAGGCGGCGCTCGCGCTCGCCCAGTCCGCGCCGGCATTCGACGATTACGCCGGGCTGCAGGCGGAGGTCGCCGCCAACCCCGACGACCACGAACGCCGTTTCGCTTTGGCCAATGCGCAGATGGCGGCGGGGGATCGCGACGGGGCCGCGGACAATCTGCTCCACATCGTCGCCGCGGATCGGGAGTGGAACGACGGCGCCGCGCGCCAGCAGTTGCTCAAGCTGTTCGAGGTGGTGGGCATGATGGACCCGTGGGTGTCGACGCAGCGCCGCCGCCTGTCGGCGATCCTGTTCGGCTGA
- a CDS encoding LON peptidase substrate-binding domain-containing protein translates to MATPTRLSIFPLPGALLFPGMHLPLHIFEPRYRALVSDAMARDRRIGMIQPNGGGDVPGLYALGCVGRIAEVEALDDGRYNLVLEGVALFRTLRELDVTTPFRQVEAELLPRAHDDALSFARRASLESESRRFADLQGYAVDWDGVARLDDESLVNGIAQIAPFDAAAKQALLEAPDLEQRAELIIQLMQFFGRHDGEDGVTLQ, encoded by the coding sequence ATGGCGACCCCCACCCGCCTGTCGATCTTTCCGCTGCCCGGCGCGTTGCTGTTCCCGGGCATGCATTTGCCGCTGCACATCTTCGAGCCGCGCTACCGCGCTTTGGTGTCGGACGCGATGGCGCGCGACCGGCGGATCGGGATGATCCAGCCCAACGGTGGCGGCGACGTGCCCGGCCTCTATGCGCTCGGCTGCGTCGGGCGGATCGCCGAGGTCGAGGCGCTGGACGACGGCCGCTACAATCTGGTGCTGGAAGGCGTCGCGCTGTTCCGCACGTTGCGCGAGCTCGACGTGACGACGCCGTTCCGGCAGGTCGAAGCGGAGCTGCTGCCGCGGGCGCATGACGATGCGCTGTCGTTCGCGCGCCGTGCGTCGCTGGAGAGCGAATCGCGCCGCTTCGCCGATCTGCAAGGATATGCCGTCGATTGGGACGGCGTCGCGCGGCTCGACGACGAAAGCCTCGTCAACGGCATCGCGCAGATTGCGCCGTTCGACGCGGCGGCGAAACAGGCGCTGCTCGAGGCGCCCGACCTGGAACAGCGCGCCGAGCTGATCATCCAGTTGATGCAATTCTTCGGCCGCCACGACGGCGAGGACGGGGTGACGCTGCAATGA
- a CDS encoding ubiquinol-cytochrome C chaperone family protein produces MGLWGRLFGENRDAALPLYNAVVTRGRAAHWYLDGGVPDTLDGRFDMIASVLAVVLLRLEDETEAADVATRLSVQLTERFVDDMDAQLRQIGIGDLVVGKQMGKMMSLLGGRLGAYRDAFAAGDLAPALVRNLYRGETPGEVRLAHVAAALTDLRARLAATPLASLSAGDLP; encoded by the coding sequence GTGGGGTTGTGGGGACGGCTGTTCGGTGAAAATCGCGATGCGGCGCTGCCGCTCTACAACGCCGTGGTGACGCGCGGCCGCGCCGCGCATTGGTATCTGGACGGCGGCGTGCCCGACACGCTCGACGGGCGATTCGACATGATCGCCAGCGTGCTCGCGGTCGTGCTGCTGCGGCTGGAGGATGAAACCGAGGCGGCGGACGTCGCGACGCGGCTGTCGGTGCAGCTGACCGAACGGTTCGTCGACGACATGGACGCGCAATTGCGCCAGATCGGAATCGGCGACCTTGTCGTCGGCAAGCAGATGGGCAAGATGATGAGCCTGCTCGGCGGACGGCTGGGCGCGTATCGCGACGCCTTTGCGGCGGGCGACCTTGCCCCCGCGCTGGTGCGCAACCTCTATCGCGGCGAGACGCCGGGTGAGGTGCGGCTCGCGCATGTGGCAGCCGCGCTCACCGATCTGCGCGCGCGCCTCGCCGCGACGCCGCTGGCATCCTTGTCCGCCGGAGACCTGCCGTGA
- a CDS encoding ATP-dependent DNA helicase: MAGGVIPYPALHASHGGIWLATADGTRALSRGEAIGIAADTPVILLNAPLVGQRLGYAELSGLDLLELFAFLHPARFAVPTPRGLARAVNLSPPDTDEAVAAFLREAAAALLAVPAGDWPEREGAWTAVQALTRLRWPWAPAIGPLIARPQEHERWLFGTLPEWDDGPPRPAPRTITVPTGDAEARLVALTGDGAEERPGQRAFAAAASAAFAPRAMRDAPNLVLAEAGTGIGKTFGYLAPASLWAERAGGAVWLSTYTKALQRQLAQETVRLFPDAATHKAKVVTRKGRENYLCLLNLEDALQGGFAGRAAVLAQLVARWAAYSADGDMVGGDLPGWLPTLFRRNGPAALTDRRGECVYAGCPHYRKCFIEHAARASADADLVIANHALVMVNAARGRETATRPTRYVFDEGHHLFDAADSMFAAALTGQETIELRRWILGPESGGRGRRRGLQARLSDVASYDEQGGLAIQDAVDAARHLASDGWLGRIAESAPFGPIEHLLAAVRGLTYARAEQPGDAGYGLETEIAEPTPELIEAAAPAAAALDALVRPLVTLGRRLEAVLAEAPDWMDAPARARIEGAIASIGWRAETVAGWLALLARVGGPVDPDFVDWLAVDRIEGREYDMGLHRHWLDPTRPFAKVVLEPAHGALVTSATLKGGGGTGDDDWATAEARVGAPHLARAPARFEAASPFDYPNQAEVLIVTDIKRGDLPALANAYARLIVAAGGGTLGLFTAIRRLRGVHGRIADRLAREGLPLHAQHVDPIDTGTLVDIFRDDPAASLLGTDALRDGVDVPGRSLRLVVMEGVPWPKPSVLHAARRLAGGGSAYDDRIVRARLAQAFGRLIRRADDRGAFVMLSAACPSRLLTAFPPGVAIARVTLDEAVARVASRLSLTSIMGHEAAHQDGPLGLTGDAR, translated from the coding sequence ATGGCCGGCGGCGTGATCCCCTACCCCGCCCTCCATGCCAGCCACGGCGGCATCTGGCTCGCGACCGCGGACGGCACGCGCGCGCTGTCGCGGGGCGAGGCGATCGGCATCGCCGCCGACACGCCGGTGATCCTGCTCAACGCGCCGCTGGTCGGGCAGCGGCTCGGCTATGCGGAGCTGTCGGGGCTCGACCTGCTCGAACTGTTCGCGTTCCTGCATCCTGCGCGCTTCGCGGTGCCGACGCCCAGGGGCCTGGCGCGCGCGGTCAACCTGTCGCCGCCCGATACGGACGAGGCGGTCGCCGCTTTCCTGCGCGAGGCGGCAGCGGCGCTGCTCGCGGTGCCCGCCGGCGACTGGCCCGAGCGCGAGGGCGCGTGGACCGCGGTGCAGGCGCTGACCCGGCTGCGCTGGCCATGGGCGCCCGCGATCGGACCGCTGATCGCCAGACCGCAGGAGCACGAACGCTGGCTGTTCGGCACATTGCCCGAATGGGACGATGGCCCGCCCCGCCCCGCACCGCGCACGATCACCGTGCCGACCGGCGATGCCGAGGCGCGGCTGGTCGCGCTGACCGGCGACGGCGCGGAGGAGCGGCCTGGCCAGCGCGCGTTCGCCGCCGCGGCCAGCGCCGCCTTCGCCCCGCGCGCGATGCGCGATGCGCCCAATCTGGTGCTGGCGGAGGCGGGAACGGGGATCGGCAAGACCTTTGGCTATCTCGCGCCGGCGTCGCTATGGGCGGAGCGGGCGGGCGGTGCGGTGTGGTTGTCGACCTATACCAAGGCGCTACAACGCCAGCTGGCGCAGGAGACGGTGCGGCTGTTTCCCGACGCCGCGACGCACAAGGCGAAGGTGGTGACGCGGAAAGGTCGCGAGAATTACCTGTGCCTGCTCAACCTGGAGGATGCGTTGCAGGGCGGCTTCGCGGGGCGTGCCGCGGTGCTCGCGCAGCTGGTGGCGCGCTGGGCGGCGTATAGCGCGGACGGCGACATGGTCGGCGGCGACCTGCCCGGCTGGCTGCCGACCCTGTTCCGCCGCAACGGGCCCGCGGCGCTGACCGACCGGCGCGGCGAGTGCGTCTATGCCGGCTGCCCGCATTACCGCAAATGCTTCATCGAACATGCCGCACGCGCCTCCGCCGACGCGGACCTCGTCATCGCCAACCATGCGCTGGTGATGGTCAATGCGGCGCGCGGGCGCGAAACCGCGACGCGGCCGACGCGCTACGTCTTCGACGAGGGGCATCACCTGTTCGACGCGGCCGATTCGATGTTCGCCGCCGCGCTGACCGGACAGGAGACGATCGAACTGCGCCGCTGGATCCTCGGCCCGGAAAGCGGCGGGCGCGGACGGCGGCGGGGCTTGCAGGCGCGCCTGTCCGACGTCGCGAGCTACGACGAGCAAGGCGGCCTCGCGATCCAGGACGCGGTCGATGCGGCGCGGCACCTCGCCAGCGACGGCTGGCTGGGACGGATCGCGGAGAGCGCGCCGTTCGGGCCGATCGAGCACCTGCTCGCCGCGGTGCGCGGGCTGACCTATGCGCGCGCCGAACAGCCGGGGGATGCGGGATACGGCCTGGAGACCGAGATCGCCGAGCCGACGCCCGAACTGATCGAGGCCGCCGCCCCCGCCGCCGCGGCGCTCGACGCGCTGGTGCGGCCGCTCGTCACGCTCGGCCGGCGGCTGGAGGCGGTGCTGGCGGAGGCGCCCGACTGGATGGATGCGCCGGCGCGCGCACGGATCGAGGGCGCGATCGCGTCGATCGGCTGGCGCGCGGAAACGGTGGCGGGCTGGCTGGCATTGCTCGCGCGGGTCGGCGGGCCGGTCGATCCCGATTTCGTCGACTGGCTGGCGGTCGACCGGATCGAGGGGCGCGAATATGACATGGGGCTGCACCGCCACTGGCTCGACCCGACGCGCCCGTTCGCGAAGGTGGTGCTGGAGCCCGCACACGGCGCGCTGGTCACCTCCGCGACGCTGAAGGGCGGCGGGGGGACGGGCGACGACGATTGGGCGACGGCGGAGGCGCGCGTCGGTGCGCCGCACCTTGCCCGCGCGCCCGCCCGGTTCGAGGCGGCAAGCCCGTTCGACTATCCCAACCAGGCGGAGGTGCTGATCGTCACCGACATCAAGCGTGGCGACCTGCCCGCACTCGCCAATGCCTATGCGCGGCTGATCGTCGCGGCGGGGGGTGGCACGCTCGGCCTGTTCACCGCGATCCGGCGGCTGCGCGGCGTACACGGGCGGATCGCCGACCGGCTGGCGCGCGAGGGGCTGCCGCTCCACGCGCAGCACGTCGATCCGATCGACACGGGGACGCTGGTCGACATCTTCCGCGACGATCCCGCCGCCTCGCTGCTCGGCACCGATGCCTTGCGAGACGGGGTGGACGTGCCGGGCCGCTCGCTGCGCCTTGTCGTGATGGAGGGCGTGCCCTGGCCTAAGCCCAGCGTGCTGCACGCGGCGCGGCGGCTGGCGGGCGGCGGCAGCGCGTATGACGACCGGATCGTGCGCGCGCGACTGGCGCAGGCGTTCGGGCGGCTGATCCGGCGCGCGGACGATCGCGGCGCGTTCGTGATGCTGTCGGCCGCCTGCCCGTCGCGCCTCCTCACCGCCTTTCCGCCCGGCGTCGCGATCGCGCGCGTGACGCTGGACGAGGCGGTGGCGCGCGTCGCTTCGCGGCTTTCCTTGACCTCGATCATGGGGCATGAGGCCGCGCACCAGGATGGACCGCTGGGGCTGACGGGAGACGCGCGATGA